One genomic segment of Devosia sp. includes these proteins:
- the modB gene encoding molybdate ABC transporter permease subunit — translation MDFSALISPIGLTLALALCVTVMLIGLATPLAWWLAQGKSAGRDIVGAVVTLPLVLPPTVLGFYLLLALGPNGPGGWLAGFWGARTLAFSFAGLVIGGVVASLPFMVQPLRNAFAAIETEVLEVSDTLGASRLQRFWRIAVPLARPGYLVGAIMAFAHTMGEFGVVLMIGGNIPGQTKVLSIAIYDFVERLQWEHAHVLAGGMVVFGFMVIFATLVVGRGADRP, via the coding sequence ATGGATTTTAGCGCGCTCATTTCTCCCATTGGCCTCACGCTGGCACTGGCGCTCTGCGTCACGGTGATGCTGATCGGCCTGGCGACGCCCCTGGCCTGGTGGCTGGCGCAGGGGAAGTCGGCCGGCCGGGATATTGTGGGGGCGGTGGTGACCCTGCCGCTGGTACTGCCGCCGACCGTGCTCGGATTTTACCTGCTGCTGGCCCTGGGCCCGAACGGGCCGGGCGGCTGGCTCGCGGGGTTCTGGGGCGCCCGGACGCTGGCCTTTTCCTTTGCGGGCCTGGTGATCGGCGGGGTCGTGGCCTCGCTGCCCTTCATGGTGCAGCCGCTGCGCAACGCCTTTGCTGCCATCGAGACAGAGGTGCTGGAAGTGTCCGACACACTGGGCGCTTCGCGGCTGCAGCGCTTCTGGCGCATTGCCGTGCCGCTGGCGCGACCGGGCTATCTCGTGGGCGCCATCATGGCCTTTGCCCATACGATGGGCGAGTTTGGCGTGGTGCTGATGATTGGCGGCAATATTCCGGGACAGACCAAGGTGCTCTCGATTGCCATCTATGACTTTGTCGAACGGCTGCAATGGGAGCATGCGCATGTGCTGGCCGGCGGCATGGTGGTGTTCGGGTTCATGGTGATCTTTGCGACACTGGTCGTGGGGCGGGGCGCCGACAGGCCTTGA
- the modA gene encoding molybdate ABC transporter substrate-binding protein, translating to MTRLALAFVLMAGTAIPAFAETAHVAVAANFTAVAEELEALFEADGAHQLELSFGATGQLYTQISQAAPFAVFLAADTERPEKAIAEGLAVEGSFFVYAEGRLALFGPGRDLGDGEAALTADYAKLAIADPQAAPYGKAAVETLTALGLYDQLAPKLVQGENISQTLQFVESGNAELGFVAASQVLGEADQWLVPAELHTPISQGAVLLKAGETNAAAIAFLDFLRSAAAVAVIEAAGYSVP from the coding sequence GTGACCCGCCTTGCCCTTGCCTTCGTTCTGATGGCCGGAACTGCCATCCCCGCCTTTGCCGAGACGGCCCATGTCGCGGTGGCGGCCAATTTTACGGCTGTAGCGGAAGAGCTCGAGGCCCTGTTCGAGGCAGACGGCGCGCATCAGCTCGAACTCAGTTTCGGGGCCACCGGGCAGCTCTATACCCAGATCAGCCAGGCGGCTCCCTTTGCGGTGTTCCTGGCGGCCGACACCGAGCGCCCCGAAAAGGCGATCGCCGAAGGTCTTGCCGTCGAGGGCAGTTTCTTCGTTTATGCCGAGGGCCGGCTGGCGCTGTTCGGGCCGGGGCGCGACCTCGGCGACGGTGAGGCCGCCCTCACCGCCGACTATGCCAAACTGGCCATCGCCGACCCCCAGGCCGCGCCTTATGGCAAGGCGGCGGTGGAGACCCTGACGGCGCTGGGCCTGTACGATCAACTGGCGCCCAAACTGGTTCAGGGCGAGAACATTTCCCAGACCTTGCAATTTGTCGAAAGCGGCAATGCCGAACTCGGCTTCGTGGCGGCCAGCCAGGTGTTGGGCGAGGCCGACCAGTGGCTGGTTCCGGCCGAGTTGCATACGCCGATTTCCCAGGGCGCGGTGTTGCTCAAGGCGGGTGAGACCAATGCGGCGGCCATCGCCTTTCTCGATTTTCTGCGCAGCGCAGCGGCCGTGGCGGTGATCGAGGCGGCGGGCTATTCGGTGCCGTAA
- a CDS encoding LysR family transcriptional regulator, with product MTKPVPASGLGHLRVVLSDTAYIGPGRADLLEGIAETGSIAAAGKAMGMSYKRAWGLVQALNSGFGAPLVLSSRGGAAQGGASLTPLGQAVLTRYRMMQANTQAALAEDVATLRVLIDDMSKKT from the coding sequence ATGACAAAACCTGTTCCCGCGTCCGGCCTCGGTCATCTGCGCGTGGTTCTCAGCGATACCGCCTATATCGGGCCGGGGCGGGCGGATCTGCTTGAGGGGATTGCCGAGACCGGGTCGATCGCCGCTGCCGGCAAAGCCATGGGCATGAGCTACAAGCGTGCCTGGGGCCTGGTGCAGGCGCTCAATAGCGGTTTTGGAGCGCCGCTGGTGCTGTCGAGCCGGGGCGGGGCGGCGCAGGGCGGCGCAAGCCTTACGCCTTTGGGGCAGGCGGTGCTGACGCGCTATCGGATGATGCAGGCCAACACCCAGGCCGCACTCGCAGAGGACGTGGCCACCCTGCGGGTTCTCATCGACGATATGTCCAAGAAAACATAA